Sequence from the Pseudomonas sp. 7SR1 genome:
GCACGTTATCGGTACCCACCTGCGCACGCACCTGGGCGATGGCGTCTTCGGCGATCTTCGACGGGGTCCACAGGGCCTCGCATTCGCAGATGTCGAGGATGAAGCGCGACAGGATACGACCGCCCTGCTTGGTGTGGGTCACTTCCGGGTGGAACTGGACGCCGTAATAGCGGCGATCGTCGCTGAACATGCCGGCAATCGGGCAGCTCGGAGTGCTGGCCAGGATATGGAAGTCTTCCGGCATGCGGGTGACCTTGTCACCGTGGCTCATCCACACGTCAAGGCCGAACAGGCCGTCGGCATCGATATGGTCTTCGATGCCGTCCAGCAGGCGGCTCTTGCCGACCACGTCCACACGGGCATAACCGAACTCGCGCAGATCGGAGCCTTCCACCTTGCCGCCCAGTTGCTCGGCCATGGTCTGCATGCCGTAGCAGATACCGAAGACCGGCACACCCAGGTCCCAGACCGCCTGGGGCGCCCGAGGGCTGTCGGCGACGTGCACGGACTCCGGGCCGCCGGCCAGGATGATCCCTTTTGGCGCGAATTCGCGAATCGCTTCGTCATCCATATCGAACGGATGCAATTCGCAATACACGCCGATTTCACGCACGCGGCGGGCGATCAGCTGGGTGTACTGGGAACCGAAGTCGAGAATCAGGATGCGGTGAGCGTGAATGTCGAGGGCCATGACTCATTCTCATATAGGGAATCAGAAACAACTCGGGGCTGAATGAACAGCCCCGGTGATTACGTTTGCAGGAAAGCCTTAACCTACGCGGTAGTTCGGCGCTTCCTTGGTGATCTGCACGTCGTGGACATGGGACTCGGCCATGCCCGCGCCGGTGATGCGGACAAATTCCGGCTTGGTGCGCATCTCTTCGATGTTGGCGCTGCCGGTGTAGCCCATGGAAGAACGCAGGCCGCCCATCAGTTGATGGATGATGGCGCTCAGGGTGCCCTTGTAGGGAACGCGACCTTCGATGCCTTCCGGCACCAGCTTCTCGGCACCTGCGGAGGAGTCCTGGAAGTAACGGTCGGACGAGCCCTGGGCCTGGGACATGGCGCCCAGCGAGCCCATGCCGCGATAAGCCTTGTAGCTACGGCCCTGGAACAGTTCGATCTCGCCCGGTGCCTCTTCGGTACCGGCGAACATCGAGCCCATCATCACGCAGGACGCACCGGCCACGATGGCCTTGGACAGGTCACCGGAGAAACGGATACCGCCGTCGGCGATCAGGGGAATGCCGGAGCCTTCGAGGGCTGCGGCGACGTTGGCAATGGCGCTGATCTGTGGAACACCGACACCGGCGACGATGCGGGTGGTGCAGATCGAGCCAGGGCCGATACCGACCTTGACCGCGTCGGCGCCGGCTTCGGCCAGGGCCTTGGCGGCAGCGCCGGTGGCAATGTTGCCGCCGATCACCTGGACGTCAGGGAAGTTCTGCTTGACCCAGCGAACGCGGTCGATCACGCCCTTGGAGTGACCGTGGGCGGTGTCGACCACCACCACGTCCACGCCGGCATTGACCAGGGCGGCGACGCGGTCACCGGTGTCCTTGCCGGTGCCGACCGCGGCACCGACGCGCAGACGACCCTGGTCGTCCTTGCTGGCCAGCGGGTAGGCCTTGGCCTTTTCGATGTCGTTGACGGTCATCATGCCCTTGAGGGCGAACTTGTCGTCGACGATCAGCACGCGCTCGATGCGGTGCTTGTGCAGCAATTCGCGGACTTCGTCCTTGCTGGTGCCTTCCTTGACCGTGACCAGGCGCTCTTTAGGCGTCATTACCTGGCGCACGGTGGCATCCAGGCGGTTCTCGAAACGCACGTCGCGGGAAGTGACGATGCCGACCAGGTCACCATCGTGCAGCACCGGAACGCCGGAGATGTTGTGCATGCGGGTCAGTTCGAACAGATCGCGCACCGTGGCATCGGCCTCGATGGTGATCGGGTCCTTGACCACGCCGGCCTCGAACCGCTTGACCTTGCGCACTTCGGCGGCCTGCTGTTCGATGGTCATGTTCTTGTGGATGATACCGATGCCGCCTTCCTGCGCCATGGCAATGGCCAGGCGGGCTTCGGTCACGGTGTCCATGGCGGCGGATACCAGCGGAATATTCAGCTCGATGCCACGGGTAAGACGGGTTTTGAGACTGACTTCGTTAGGCAGTACCTCGGAATAACCGGGCACAAGGAGAATGTCGTCGAATGTCAGGGCTTCTTGGCTGATACGCAGCATCGCGGGGGCTCCCGAGCGGGAAAATGGAAGCGCGCCATTATACTCATGGACCCCGTCTCGCTCAATGTAAAACTCTGCCTATTATTGCCGGGCAGATTGACGGGGCTGATCCCCTCACTGCGACTGTACATCGCCCCTGTGGCGAGGGGATTGATCCCCGCTGGACTGCGCAGCAGTCCCGAAGCGGCCGACTCGATATGCCAGATGTACCGCATAGCCCGGTTCAGGGCCGCTTCGCGCCCCAGCGGGGATCAATCCCCTCGCCACAAAAACAGTCCGCCGTGTGCCTATTTACAACTCCACCTTCACCCAACTCACCGGCTGGTCCAGCCAATCGGCGAATTCATCGAGGAAATCCTGCTTGAACCCGGCCTCGAGCCAGTTGTTGAAGATGAACCCCAGGTTGGAAAAGGCGCAGGGCTGCAGGAACAGGAACCCGTTGATGTCATCTTCATGCCCGCATTCGGGACAGGTGAAATTGTCGGTGCGGCCTGGCATCCAGTCTTCCAGGCTTTCGAACAGCGCTTCGCCGATTTCCCTGCGGCACTCGGCGCAACCCGCCTCCTCGAGGAATCCCTTGGCCGGGGTATAGATACAGCGCCGGGTAATGATCTCCAGGCCGTTGACGGGCTCGCCGAACGGCAAGGCTTCGGGGTACAGGGCCACCTCCCGGGCGCCAGGGGCAATGGCGTGGCCCATGCGGTTGCCGGTGCGGCCGCAGGTGGTCAACTGTTCCTGGACAATATTCTTGCGTACCAGCCAGCGCACGATCGCACGGGCCCGGGGTTCGTGGACCGGCAGCGTGGAGATTTTCGGGACGATGATGCTTTGCGAATTCATGGCGAGGCCCGCTGTTTCCCTTGCTGAGCGAATGAAGGCCGGCAGCTTAATCCCTGGCCGGGCCAGGTCAAGCACTCAGGTAGCGCACGATCAACGCGATGCCGCTGGCGAGCACCAGCCAGGTGACCAGGCGCACGAATGCCTCGCGGGACATCCGCAGGGTCAGGCGACGCCCCACCCACAAGCCCAGCGCCATGGCCGGCAACAAGCACAGCGCCAGTACCAGCAAGGGTAGCTCGGCATATACCCCGGCGATGACGAACAGCGTCAAGCGCACCACGGTACTGCAACTGATCAGCGCGTTTTGCGTGGCGCGGGCCGGGTCCTTGGGCAAGCGGCTGTTCAGATAGATGGCGTATAAAAAGCCGCCACTGCCAAACAGCGCACCGAACATCCCGCCCACCGTCCCCATCGGCAGCGCCCACAGCGCCGACAGCTGCGCCGGCCGGGCCTTTACCCACAGGCTGTAGATCGCATAGGCGCTGATGAACAGTCCCATCAATAACAGCAGCAGGTCGGATTTGAGGTTGAGCAGGAATATCACCCCCAAGGTGCAACCCAGGGCCATGCATGGCAGCAAGCGCAGCAGCTCCGACCGGGACACGTCCCGCCGCGACGGCAGCAGGTTGCCGAATGCGGCGACGAAATCCAGCAGCACCAGCAGCGGCACGATTTTCGACAGGGGCATGAACAGCAACAGAATCGGCGCGGCCACCAGCGCCGTCCCGAACCCGGCGATGCCGAACACGATGTAGGCCAGGGCTATGGCCGAGCCGATCACCAGCCATTCCAAGGGGGCAAATGCCCACTGGCCCAACCACGACAGCAGATTCATCCGACACTTCCTTGCTGAGGAGAGCGGGGACTTTAGCCAGTTGTGTCACGGCATATCCAGCATTTGTGGTGACAGGTGCACCGCTATCGCGAGCAAGCTCGCTCCCGCAAATGGCTCCCTGGTGTTCACAAAGCTTGCGACCACCCAAGATCCCTGTGGGAGCGAGCTTGCTCGCGATGAAGGCAACCCGGTCCGATTTGTCTTCACTCATGGAGATTCACCGACGAATGCCCTTATCATGCCGCCCATGATTAAAGATCCCTTTGCCCGACTGGGCCTGGACCGCGAGGTCCTGACTGTCAGCCAGCTCAACGGCCGTGCGCGGGTGTTGCTTGAAGACGTGTTCAGCAATATCTGGGTCGAGGGGGAAATTTCCAACCTGGCCCGGCCCGCCTCCGGCCATGTGTATTTCACCCTCAAGGACAGTGGCGCCCAGGTGCGTTGCGCGCTGTTCCGGCAGAACGCCGCGCGGGTGCGCCAGGCCCTGAAAGACGGGTTGGCGGTCAAGGTGCGCGGCAAGGTCTCGCTGTTCGAAGGGCGCGGCGACTATCAACTGATCCTCGACACCGTGGAGCCGGCCGGCGACGGCGCCCTGCGCCTGGCTTTCGATGCCCTCAAGGAAAAGCTCAGCGCCGAAGGCCTGTTCAGCGCCGAGCGCAAGGTGCCGCTGCCGGCCCATCCGCAACGCATCGGCATCATCAGTTCGCCCACCGGCGCGGTGATCCGCGACATCATCAGCGTGTTCCGCCGCCGGGCGCCGCAGATCGCCCTGACGTTGATTCCCACCGCCGTACAGGGTCGCGAAGCCACCGCGCAGATTGTCCGCGCCCTGAAACTGGCGGATACCCGCGGTTTCGACGCGCTGATCCTGGCCCGGGGCGGCGGTTCGCTGGAGGATCTGTGGTGCTTCAACGAAGAGGCCGTGGCCCGGGCGGTGGATGCCTGCGTCACGCCAATCGTCAGTGCCGTCGGCCATGAGACCGATGTGTCCATCAGCGATTTCGTCGCCGACGTGCGTGCCCCCACCCCCTCCGCCGCCGCCGAACTGCTGGCGCCGGATGCCGGCGAACTGGTGCGGCGGGTCGAAAGCCTGCACCGACGGCTGGTGATGCGCATGCGCGACCGCCTGATGCGCGACCAACTGCGCCTCGAAGGCCTGACCCGGCGCCTGCGTCATCCGGGCGAGCGCCTGCGTCAGCAGGCCCAGCGCCTGGACGACCTGGACATGCGTCTGCGCCGGGCCTTCGAACGCAGCCTCGATAACCGTCGCGAACGCCTGATTCGCCTGGAAACCCGCCTCACCGGACAGCATCCGGGCCGCCAGCTGGCTTTGTTGCGTCATCGCCTGGACAGCCTGGCCGAGCGCCTGCCCCGGGCCATGAACGAAGGCCTGAAGGCGCGTCGCCTGCAATTGCAGAACCAGATGCAGACCCTGCACATCGTCAGCCCCCTGGCGACCCTCGGCCGGGGCTATAGCATCCTTTTGGACGAACGCGGCCATGCGATCCGCGATGCCGGGCAGACCCACACCGGCCAGCGCCTGACCGCCCGGCTCGGCGAAGGCGAACTGCTGGTGCGGGTCGAAGACAACCACCTGACGCCGGTCACCCTTTCTCTACTGGATTGATTCATGCCGCGATCTCTCGCCCCCCTGCTGTTGCTGTGCCTGACCATCAATGCCCACGCCGACAGCTACATCACCCGTCTGCTGAACAAACCGGTACCCGGCGGCGTGGCCGTGGTGGACCTGGGCAGCGCGACCCAGGCCCCCAAAGTCAGCTACCAGGGCAAACCGGTGCTGGTGGTCAAGGAACAGCAGAACTGGCTGGCGATCGTCGGCATCCCGCTGACGGTCAAGCCCGGCACCGAGCAGATCAAAAGTGGCGGCAGCACCCAGCCCTTCGTGGTCGGCTACAAGAAGTACCCCGAGCAACACATCACCTTGAAGAACAAGCGCCAGGTCAACCCGAACCCGGCGGACCTCAAGCGCATCGACGCCGAACTGGCCGTACAGTTGAAGGCCTACCGCACCTTCAGCCCGAACATTCCCAGCAACCTGTTGCTGGACAAGCCTGTCGATGGCCCACTGTCGAGCAAGTTCGGCGTGCGCCGCTTCTTCAATGGTGAAGAGCGCAACCCGCATTCGGGCCTGGACTTCGCCGTACCCGCCGGGACGCCCATCAAGACCCCGGCCGCAGGCAAGGTGATCCTCACCGGCAATTACTTCTTCAACGGCAATACGGTGTTCGTCGATCACGGCCAGGGCTTCATCAGCATGTTCTGTCATATGTCGAAAATCGATGTGAAGGTCGGTCAGCAGTTGGCCAGGGGAGCGGTCGTGGGCAAAGTGGGTGCAACCGGACGGGCAACAGGGCCGCACATGCACTGGAACATCAGCCTGAACGATGCGCGAGTGGATCCGGCGATTTTCATCGGGGCGTTCCAGCCCTGAGTTCATGGTGGGGCTACTGGCCTCAGACCCATCTTCCGTGAATTGCCAAGCTCAAAACATCGACGCAATTTCCAACATAAAAGCTCCAGATATTCGCGATTAAATCTCGCAAAATCGCTCAAAATCAGAACTTCTCTCAATTTTTTTCGATTGCTTGCGATCCTCTGCCCACCCGGTTAGGGTTGAGGGCATGAAAACCTCTCACACCCTCATCCAGCTTCGCCAGCACCGCAGCCTGTGCCTCGTCAGCGCACGACTGCCGGGCTGAATCGCGGCACCTCGTTCCGGCTGAGAAGCCACCCGTTCGAACCACCGGCAGGCCGCCTTTTTTCGGCCACGACAATAAAAGGATTCCGCCCATGAGCATGCTCAAAGACCCGTCTTCCAAATACCGCGCCTTCCCGACCATCAACCTGCCGGATCGCACCTGGCCGTCGAAGACCATCACCACCGCGCCGATCTGGTGCAGCTCCGACCTGCGCGACGGCAACCAGTCGCTGATCGAACCGATGGACGCGGTCAAGAAACTGCGTTTCTGGAAAACCCTGGTCGCCGTCGGCGTCAAGGAAATCGAAGCTTCGTTCCCGGCCGCTTCCCAGACCGACTTCGACTTCGTGCGCACCCTCATCGAGGAAGGCCACATCCCGGACGATACCACCATCCAGGTGCTGACCCAGGCTCGTGAAGACCTGATCGCCCGCACGTTCGAATCCCTGCGCGGCGCGAAAAAAGCCATCGTCCACCTGTACAACGCCACCTGCCCATCGTTCCGCCGCATCGTGTTCAACCAGGACAAGGAAGGCGTGAAGGAAATCGCGGTGAACGCGGCCAAGCTGTTCGTCAAATACGCCGCCCAGCAGCCGCAAACCCAGTGGCAGTTCGAATACTCCCCGGAAACCTTCAGCGCCACCGAGCTCGAGTTCGCCAAGGAAGTCTGCGATGCGGTCATCGAAGTGTGGAACCCGACGCCCGAGCGCAAGGTGATCCTCAACCTGCCCGCCACCGTGGAAGTCGCCACGCCGAATGTCTATGCCGACCAGATCGAATGGTTCGGCCGCAACATCACCCGTCGCGACAGCGTGATCATCAGCCTGCACACCCACAACGACCGTGGCACCGGTGTGGCCGCCACCGAACTGGGCCTGATGGCCGGCGCCGACCGTGTCGAAGGCTGCCTGTTCGGCAACGGCGAGCGTACCGGCAACGTCGACCTGGTGACCGTGGCACTGAATCTCTACACCCAGGGCATCGACCCTGAACTGGACTTCTCCGACATCGACGGCGTGCGCAAGGTCGTCGAGGAATGCAACCAGATTCCGGTGCACCCACGCCATCCGTATGTCGGCGACCTGGTCCACACCGCATTCTCCGGCTCCCACCAGGATGCCATTCGCAAGGGCTTCGCCCAGCAGAAACCGGACGCCCTGTGGGAAGTGCCCTATCTGCCGATCGACCCGGCCGACATCGGCCGCAGCTACGAGGCGGTGATTCGTGTCAACAGCCAGTCGGGCAAGGGCGGCATCGCCTACCTGCTGGAACAGGAATACGGCATCAGCCTGCCCCGCCGCATGCAGATCGAATTCAGCCAGGTGGTGCAGCGCGAAACCGATCGCCTGGGCCTGGAAATGACCGCCCAGCAGATCCACAGCCTGCTGCAACGCGAATACCTGCAAGCCAACACCCCGTATGCGCTGGTCAGCCATCGCCTGCAGGAAGAAAACGGCCACAGCGCCGTGGAAGTGGAAGTGGCCAGCAAGGGCCAGGGCGAAACCAACCTGCACTGGCGCGGCAAGGGCAACGGCGCCCTGGAAGCGCTGGTGGCCGGCCTGCCGATTCCCGTGGAAATCATGGACTACAACGAACATGCCATCGGCGCCGGCACCAACGCCAAGGCCGCGGCCTATATCGAGCTGCGGGTCAACGGTGAGCGCGCGGTACACGGCGTAGGCATCGATGAGAACATCACCACCGCCAGCTTCAAGGCTTTGTTCAGTGCGCTGAACCGCTCCCTGAGCCAGCCGGAAGCCAAGGCGGCCTGATCCTGGGCTGACATGCAAAAAAGGCCCCAGGGTGTGAATCCTGGGGCCTTTTTGTTTGACTTGGGATATGGGTTGCCGTCCGGGACCTGCTCGCGATAACGGCCTACCGCACTACCCCCTCTCAGGCATGGGTATCGATCCCGACCGTCATGGCCTGCAATAGCGCCGCTCGAAGCGTCTGCAGGGCCGCCTGGGTTCCCATGATCTGGGTCTGGATGGCCATGGCCTGCTGAGCCTTCTGCTCTTCGCTGGCCTGGCTCTTCTGCACGCGAGCCAATTGCACCTGTTGCTGGGCCAGCAGTTTCTCGGTCTGCTCGATCTGCTTCTTGATCTGCTCGATCACATCCACACCCGTGCTGCTGGGTGCGCCGGCGACGTTAGCACCGCTGGTATCGACCTTCAGTGACTTTTCCTTCTCGCTGCCGGCGTCCGTGGTCGCGTCCGCAGTCTCCTCGGTCGTACCTTTGATCGACACCTTAGGGGCCGACATCGGATACGGGTTTACGGTCGTTGCGCTGATAGTGGTCATGAGCATTCTCCTTGGCTGACCGTTTATCGGCACGCAATAGCCGTTCTTGAGGGTTGAAACGATTCATCAGATGAATTCGAAACGATCGGCATCCAGGTTCGCCGGAAACCGCGCACGATACGCCGCCAGGTCCGCCGCATTGAGATTCACCATGAACACGCCATCGGCCTCTCCCACGCTGAGCAAGGTCTCGCCCTGGAAGTCCAGCACCTGACTGTCCCCAGTGTAGGCAAAGCCCTTGCCGTCGGTGCCGATGCGGTTCACTGCCGCTACGTAACACAGGTTCTCGATGGCCCGGGCCGGCAGCAGGCGGTTCCAGTGCAAGCGCCGGGCGCCAGGCCAGTTGGCGGTGTACAGCAGCAGGTCGGTGTCCTCGGCGTCGCGGCTCCAGGCCGGGAAACGCAGGTCGTAGCAAATCAACGGGCGCACCCGCCAGCCCTTGAGTTCGAACAGCACCTGACGCTCACCCGGTGTGTAGTGGTTGTGCTCCCCGGCCATGCGAAACAGATGGCGCTTGTCATAGTGCAGCACCTCACCGTCCGGACGGGCCCAGAGCAGGCGGTTGCGATGGCTGCCGTCGGCGGCCTGGACAATCAGGCTGCCGGTGATCACCGCATCCAGCCTCGACGCCTGCGTCCTGAGCCAAACGCTGGTAGGCCCGTGCTCCGGTTCGGCCAGGGCCTGGGACTCCATGGAAAAGCCGGTGGTGAACATTTCCGGCAAAATCACCAGGTCGGCCCCGCGGGCCTGTTCCAGCAGACTTTCGAAATGCTCCAGGTTGGCCTCGCGGTCGTGCCACGCCAGGGTGGTCTGGATCAGGGCAACATTGAGATTGGGCAACATACTCAGATCACGCATAGCTTTTGCGCCGCTTCGCGCAGCGTCTCCTCGCGTTTGGCGAAGCACAGGCGCACCAGGCGCTGTCCCTCGGGAGGGGTCTGGTAGAACACCGACACCGGGATCGCCGCCACCCCGTGCTCACGGGTCATCCAGACCGCCATGTCGACGTCATTCAGGTCCGGGCGGATCCGGGAATAATCCACCAGTTGGAAATAGGTGCCGGCCACCCGCTTGAAGCTGAACCGCGACGGGGCCAGCAAGTCGCAGAACAGGTCGCGCTTGGCCTGGTAGAAATCGGGCAATTGCTCGACATGCTCCGGATGGTCGGCCATGTAGTCGGCCAGGGCGTATTGCAGCGGTGTCACCCCGCAAAAGCTGACGTACTGATGCACCTTGCGCAGCTCGGCGGTGAGGGCCGGTGGCGCCACGACGTAGCCGGTCTTCCAACCGGTGACGTGGTAGGTCTTGCCGAAGGAGCTGACCACGAACGCGCGCCGATACAGCTCCTCATGGGCCAGGACACTGGCATGGGGCACGCCGTCGAAGACCAGGTGTTCATACACCTCGTCGCTGACCAGATAGATGTCGCGATCACGGATCAACGCCGCCAACTGATCCAGCTCGGCCCGGCTGATCAGGGCCCCGCTGGGGTTGTGCGGTGTGTTGAGGATGATCATGCGCGTACGCGGGCCCAGGGCGTCACCGAGCTTCTGGAAGTCGATGGCAAAGTCATCCAGGCCCAGTTGCACGTGCACGCACCTCCCACCGGCCAACTGCACCGCTGGCTCGTAACTGTCGTAGCTGGGGTCGAACACGATCACTTCGTCGCCGCTTTGCACCACCGCCGCGATGGCGCAGAAAATCGCCTGGGTCGCGCCTGGGGTCACGGTGACCTCCTGGTCGGCGTCGACATCGACGCCATAGCTGCGGGCGATCTTCGCCGTGATCTGCTGACGCAACGCCGGCAGGCCGGTCATGGGCGAATACTGGTTATGGCCTTGGGCGATGTGCCGGCCGACCGCATCGCGCAGCGCCTGGGGGCCATCGAAATCGGGAAACCCCTGGGACAGGTTCAGCGCACCGGTCTGGGCGGCAAGCTGGGACATCTGGGTGAAGATGGTGATGCCGACATTCGGCAACTTGCTGGTGATCATCGAGGGTTCCCTGCTCTACACCCGGCTCTGGCGCGGCGCGGGAGAGTTCGAGGATAGCCCAATCGCCAGGTATGAAAAAGGGTGCCACCCAGGGCACCCTTTCTTATGCTGACACAACTCATACCTTGTGGGAGCGAGCTTGCTCGCCCCACAGTGGATCTGCGGTGACTATCGATCAGCGCTTGTCGCGGCGCTTCTTGTCGGCCTTCTTGTGGTGCGACATCAAGCGACGCTTCTTGTTGACCTGCCGGTCGGTGAGCGTGTTCTTGTTGCCTTCATACGGGTTCTCGCCGCCCTTGAACTCGATACGGATGGGCGTACCCACCAGCTTCAGGACGCGACGATAGGTGTTTTCCAGGTACCGAACGTAGGATTTGGGTACCTTCTCGATCTGGTTACCGTGGATCACGATGATCGGCGGGTTGGCGCCCCCCAGGTGAGCGTAACGCAGCTTGATCCGGCGGTTGTTGACCATCGGTGGCGCGTGCTCGCTGACGGCGTCTTCCAGGATCTGGGTCAGGCGGTTGGTCGGCCAGCGGGTGACCGCCGACTTGAACGAGTTCTGCACCGAGGCGTAGAGGTTGCCCACGCCCGTGCCGTGCAAGGCCGAGATGAAGTGGATATCGGCGAAGTCGACGAAGAACAGCCGGCGCTGCAATTCCACCTTCACGAAATCCCGCTCGCTCGGGGTCATGCCGTCCCATTTGTTGATGGCGATGACCAGCGCACGTCCGGCCTCCAGGGCGAAGCCCAGCAGGTTCAGGTCGTGATCGACCACGCCTTCGCGAGCGTCCATCACGAAGATCACCACGTTGGCGTCCTTGATCGCCTGCAGCGTCTTGACCACGGAGAACTTCTCGACTTCTTCGTGGATCTTGCCGCGCTTGCGCACACCGGCGGTGTCGATCAGCGTGTACTTCTCGTCGTTACGTTCGAACGGGATGTAGATGCTGTCGCGAGTGGTACCGGGCTGGTCGTACACGATGACCCGGTCTTCGCCGAGCATGCGGTTGACCAGCGTCGACTTGCCCACGTTCGGGCGGCCGATGATGGCGATCTTGATCCCGTCCTTCTCGCTCGGGCCCGGAATGCGCTTGGCTTCCTCGCCTTCGGCAACGATCTCTTCCTCGCCTTCTTCCGGCTCGTCTTCATCGTCTTTCGGGAAATCCGCCAGGGCGACTTCCAGCAACTGGCTGATGCCGCGACCATGGGCACCGGCAATCGGGATCGCCTGGCCCATGCCCAACGGCGCGAACTCGGCGCGGGCCATGTCCGGATCGATGTTGTCGACCTTGTTGGCGACCACATGGGAGCGCTTGTTACGCTTGCGCAAATGCTCGGCGATCATCTGGTCGGCGGCGGTAAAACCGGCCTTGGCGTCTACCAGGAACAGCACCACATCCGCTTCTTCGATGGCCAGCAGCGACTGCTCGGCCATTTTTTCGTCCATGCCGTGTTCGTCACCGGAGATGCCACCGGTGTCGATCAGGATGTAGGTACGCCCTTGCCACTTGGCCTCACCGTATTGGCGATCACGGGTCAGACCGGACAAGTCGCCGACAATGGCGTCGCGAGTCCTGGTCAGGCGATTGAACAAGGTGGACTTGCCGACGTTCGGTCGGCCCACCAGGGCGATTACGGGAACCATGCGGCTCTCCACTTCGTTATTTCAGAAAATACAAAAGCCGCTGCGAGGCAGCGGCTGGTGCTCGGAGGCAGTCCCGTGGGATCGGGCTTGCTCGC
This genomic interval carries:
- the guaB gene encoding IMP dehydrogenase, translating into MLRISQEALTFDDILLVPGYSEVLPNEVSLKTRLTRGIELNIPLVSAAMDTVTEARLAIAMAQEGGIGIIHKNMTIEQQAAEVRKVKRFEAGVVKDPITIEADATVRDLFELTRMHNISGVPVLHDGDLVGIVTSRDVRFENRLDATVRQVMTPKERLVTVKEGTSKDEVRELLHKHRIERVLIVDDKFALKGMMTVNDIEKAKAYPLASKDDQGRLRVGAAVGTGKDTGDRVAALVNAGVDVVVVDTAHGHSKGVIDRVRWVKQNFPDVQVIGGNIATGAAAKALAEAGADAVKVGIGPGSICTTRIVAGVGVPQISAIANVAAALEGSGIPLIADGGIRFSGDLSKAIVAGASCVMMGSMFAGTEEAPGEIELFQGRSYKAYRGMGSLGAMSQAQGSSDRYFQDSSAGAEKLVPEGIEGRVPYKGTLSAIIHQLMGGLRSSMGYTGSANIEEMRTKPEFVRITGAGMAESHVHDVQITKEAPNYRVG
- a CDS encoding sugar ABC transporter ATPase, translated to MNSQSIIVPKISTLPVHEPRARAIVRWLVRKNIVQEQLTTCGRTGNRMGHAIAPGAREVALYPEALPFGEPVNGLEIITRRCIYTPAKGFLEEAGCAECRREIGEALFESLEDWMPGRTDNFTCPECGHEDDINGFLFLQPCAFSNLGFIFNNWLEAGFKQDFLDEFADWLDQPVSWVKVEL
- a CDS encoding sulfite exporter TauE/SafE family protein: MNLLSWLGQWAFAPLEWLVIGSAIALAYIVFGIAGFGTALVAAPILLLFMPLSKIVPLLVLLDFVAAFGNLLPSRRDVSRSELLRLLPCMALGCTLGVIFLLNLKSDLLLLLMGLFISAYAIYSLWVKARPAQLSALWALPMGTVGGMFGALFGSGGFLYAIYLNSRLPKDPARATQNALISCSTVVRLTLFVIAGVYAELPLLVLALCLLPAMALGLWVGRRLTLRMSREAFVRLVTWLVLASGIALIVRYLSA
- the xseA gene encoding exodeoxyribonuclease VII large subunit, which produces MIKDPFARLGLDREVLTVSQLNGRARVLLEDVFSNIWVEGEISNLARPASGHVYFTLKDSGAQVRCALFRQNAARVRQALKDGLAVKVRGKVSLFEGRGDYQLILDTVEPAGDGALRLAFDALKEKLSAEGLFSAERKVPLPAHPQRIGIISSPTGAVIRDIISVFRRRAPQIALTLIPTAVQGREATAQIVRALKLADTRGFDALILARGGGSLEDLWCFNEEAVARAVDACVTPIVSAVGHETDVSISDFVADVRAPTPSAAAELLAPDAGELVRRVESLHRRLVMRMRDRLMRDQLRLEGLTRRLRHPGERLRQQAQRLDDLDMRLRRAFERSLDNRRERLIRLETRLTGQHPGRQLALLRHRLDSLAERLPRAMNEGLKARRLQLQNQMQTLHIVSPLATLGRGYSILLDERGHAIRDAGQTHTGQRLTARLGEGELLVRVEDNHLTPVTLSLLD
- a CDS encoding peptidoglycan DD-metalloendopeptidase family protein encodes the protein MPRSLAPLLLLCLTINAHADSYITRLLNKPVPGGVAVVDLGSATQAPKVSYQGKPVLVVKEQQNWLAIVGIPLTVKPGTEQIKSGGSTQPFVVGYKKYPEQHITLKNKRQVNPNPADLKRIDAELAVQLKAYRTFSPNIPSNLLLDKPVDGPLSSKFGVRRFFNGEERNPHSGLDFAVPAGTPIKTPAAGKVILTGNYFFNGNTVFVDHGQGFISMFCHMSKIDVKVGQQLARGAVVGKVGATGRATGPHMHWNISLNDARVDPAIFIGAFQP
- the leuA gene encoding 2-isopropylmalate synthase, giving the protein MSMLKDPSSKYRAFPTINLPDRTWPSKTITTAPIWCSSDLRDGNQSLIEPMDAVKKLRFWKTLVAVGVKEIEASFPAASQTDFDFVRTLIEEGHIPDDTTIQVLTQAREDLIARTFESLRGAKKAIVHLYNATCPSFRRIVFNQDKEGVKEIAVNAAKLFVKYAAQQPQTQWQFEYSPETFSATELEFAKEVCDAVIEVWNPTPERKVILNLPATVEVATPNVYADQIEWFGRNITRRDSVIISLHTHNDRGTGVAATELGLMAGADRVEGCLFGNGERTGNVDLVTVALNLYTQGIDPELDFSDIDGVRKVVEECNQIPVHPRHPYVGDLVHTAFSGSHQDAIRKGFAQQKPDALWEVPYLPIDPADIGRSYEAVIRVNSQSGKGGIAYLLEQEYGISLPRRMQIEFSQVVQRETDRLGLEMTAQQIHSLLQREYLQANTPYALVSHRLQEENGHSAVEVEVASKGQGETNLHWRGKGNGALEALVAGLPIPVEIMDYNEHAIGAGTNAKAAAYIELRVNGERAVHGVGIDENITTASFKALFSALNRSLSQPEAKAA
- a CDS encoding amidohydrolase, with protein sequence MRDLSMLPNLNVALIQTTLAWHDREANLEHFESLLEQARGADLVILPEMFTTGFSMESQALAEPEHGPTSVWLRTQASRLDAVITGSLIVQAADGSHRNRLLWARPDGEVLHYDKRHLFRMAGEHNHYTPGERQVLFELKGWRVRPLICYDLRFPAWSRDAEDTDLLLYTANWPGARRLHWNRLLPARAIENLCYVAAVNRIGTDGKGFAYTGDSQVLDFQGETLLSVGEADGVFMVNLNAADLAAYRARFPANLDADRFEFI
- a CDS encoding pyridoxal phosphate-dependent aminotransferase, which gives rise to MITSKLPNVGITIFTQMSQLAAQTGALNLSQGFPDFDGPQALRDAVGRHIAQGHNQYSPMTGLPALRQQITAKIARSYGVDVDADQEVTVTPGATQAIFCAIAAVVQSGDEVIVFDPSYDSYEPAVQLAGGRCVHVQLGLDDFAIDFQKLGDALGPRTRMIILNTPHNPSGALISRAELDQLAALIRDRDIYLVSDEVYEHLVFDGVPHASVLAHEELYRRAFVVSSFGKTYHVTGWKTGYVVAPPALTAELRKVHQYVSFCGVTPLQYALADYMADHPEHVEQLPDFYQAKRDLFCDLLAPSRFSFKRVAGTYFQLVDYSRIRPDLNDVDMAVWMTREHGVAAIPVSVFYQTPPEGQRLVRLCFAKREETLREAAQKLCVI